From a single Labrenzia sp. PHM005 genomic region:
- a CDS encoding ABC transporter permease subunit has translation MTLAATPMTNVPERGRSLWDDARDRLLANRAAVASMIVLATIAIISVFGPMLSPHDFDTVYRDYVKVPASLTAYPRAEQVEPAFLAAAKRARVTVESFRRDGDAVIASVTSRRAINPKSTRYFDRSDLFKNAEILDMSDDKTSAMVRADVNYLHFYFGTDANGRDMMTRTFIAGRVSLTIGLLATVVAISIGVLYGATSGYLGGRTDQMMMRVVDILYSLPFIFFVIMLVVFFGRNFILMFIAVGAVEWLDMARIVRGQTLTIKRQEYVQAAEAMGVGDGGIVRRHIIPNTLGPVVVYMTLLVPKVILLESFLSFLGLGIQEPMTSWGVLISEGARNLQGAAWMLIFPSIFLTSTLFALNFIGDGLRDALDPKDR, from the coding sequence ATGACTCTCGCAGCCACTCCAATGACAAATGTGCCGGAAAGAGGACGCTCGCTCTGGGACGATGCTCGTGATCGTTTGCTCGCCAACCGCGCAGCAGTTGCTTCGATGATTGTGCTGGCGACAATCGCCATCATTTCCGTCTTCGGGCCGATGCTGTCACCGCATGACTTTGATACCGTTTACAGAGACTACGTGAAGGTTCCTGCGAGCCTCACCGCTTATCCGCGCGCAGAACAGGTGGAGCCGGCATTTTTGGCGGCCGCAAAACGCGCGCGTGTGACGGTGGAAAGTTTCCGGCGTGATGGGGATGCCGTGATCGCGTCAGTGACGTCCCGGCGGGCCATCAATCCCAAGTCGACCCGGTATTTTGACCGCAGCGATCTCTTCAAGAACGCTGAAATCTTGGACATGTCAGACGACAAGACGTCTGCAATGGTGCGCGCGGATGTCAACTATCTGCACTTCTATTTCGGCACTGACGCCAATGGCCGGGATATGATGACCCGAACCTTCATTGCAGGTCGTGTCTCTCTGACAATCGGACTGTTGGCAACGGTGGTTGCGATCTCAATCGGTGTCCTTTATGGCGCGACCTCTGGTTATCTCGGCGGACGGACCGATCAGATGATGATGCGTGTGGTGGATATCCTTTATTCGCTGCCCTTTATCTTCTTCGTCATCATGCTGGTGGTGTTTTTCGGCCGGAATTTTATTTTGATGTTCATCGCCGTCGGGGCTGTGGAATGGCTGGATATGGCCCGTATTGTCCGTGGACAGACGCTCACCATCAAGCGCCAGGAATATGTTCAGGCCGCCGAAGCCATGGGCGTTGGCGATGGCGGTATTGTCCGCCGGCATATCATTCCCAACACACTGGGCCCAGTGGTGGTCTATATGACTTTGCTTGTACCGAAAGTGATCCTTCTGGAAAGCTTTCTGTCGTTCCTGGGGCTCGGCATTCAAGAGCCGATGACCAGCTGGGGCGTTCTGATCTCAGAAGGGGCCCGCAACCTTCAAGGTGCAGCTTGGATGCTGATCTTCCCCTCTATTTTCCTGACATCGACGCTGTTTGCGCTGAATTTTATCGGCGACGGTTTGCGTGATGCTTTGGATCCGAAAGATCGTTAG
- the oppB gene encoding oligopeptide ABC transporter permease OppB, producing the protein MHRYVLSRLLGAIPTLFLIVTISFFLIRIAPGGPFDLERPLEAKVMENLNKIYHLDEPLWAQYLLYLKSIAQLDFGPSFYFRDFTINELFAQSLPISIQLGLSALCLALVVGGTLGVMAALRQNKPADYSIMAAATLGVTIPNFVVAPILTLILGVWLGWLPVGGWNGGAFVNVILPVVTLALPQIAVVARLTRGSMIEALRSNHVRTARAYGLTNFMIIVVHALRGAILPVVSYLGPAAAALLTGSVVIETIFGIPGIGRYFVQGALNRDYTLVMGTVVVVACFVILFNLVVDLLYALLDPRVRYD; encoded by the coding sequence ATGCACCGCTATGTGCTCAGTCGGCTGCTCGGCGCAATTCCGACTTTGTTTTTGATTGTGACCATCTCCTTTTTTCTGATCCGGATCGCTCCGGGCGGACCGTTCGATCTGGAGCGGCCGCTGGAAGCCAAGGTGATGGAGAACCTCAACAAGATTTATCATCTCGATGAACCGCTCTGGGCCCAGTACCTGCTCTATTTGAAGAGCATTGCTCAGCTGGACTTTGGCCCGAGTTTCTATTTCCGGGATTTCACCATCAACGAGTTGTTTGCCCAGAGCCTGCCGATTTCCATCCAACTTGGTCTCAGCGCACTATGCCTTGCGCTGGTTGTTGGCGGAACTTTGGGTGTGATGGCGGCCCTGCGCCAAAACAAACCGGCGGATTACTCCATCATGGCGGCGGCGACCCTCGGTGTGACAATACCGAACTTCGTGGTCGCTCCAATCCTGACATTGATATTGGGTGTCTGGCTGGGCTGGCTGCCGGTGGGGGGGTGGAACGGCGGCGCCTTTGTGAATGTTATCTTGCCTGTGGTCACCTTGGCCTTGCCGCAAATCGCTGTGGTTGCCCGGTTGACTCGCGGTTCTATGATCGAAGCCCTCAGGTCCAACCATGTGCGCACCGCCCGAGCCTACGGTTTGACCAACTTCATGATCATCGTCGTTCATGCGCTGCGCGGAGCGATCCTGCCGGTGGTGTCTTATTTGGGCCCGGCAGCCGCGGCGCTTTTGACCGGGTCTGTGGTGATCGAGACGATCTTTGGTATCCCGGGCATTGGCCGGTACTTCGTGCAAGGGGCGCTAAACCGCGATTACACCCTGGTCATGGGCACCGTCGTGGTCGTTGCCTGTTTCGTTATTTTGTTCAACCTCGTCGTGGATCTGCTTTATGCGCTGCTTGATCCGCGTGTTCGCTACGATTGA
- a CDS encoding peptide ABC transporter substrate-binding protein yields MIKSLRTTALAAALMAATSLTAMAEVVYHRGNTADPETLDQHKTSTVYEAHILRDLYEGLVAYSSAGKIIPGVATDWSLSNDGTVYTFNLRDNAKWSNGDPVTAGDFVYSLQRIMTPDTGAKYANILYPIKNAEAVNKGDKKPEELGVKAVNDTTLEITLEEPTPYFVDLLAHQTGLPVHPATVDAHGTDFVKPENFVSNGAYTLVEFIPNAHVKATKNAHFHDAGNVNIDTVFYYPTEDRGAALRRFQAGELHTNDDAPTEQVAFMREELGDKFRVAPYLGTYYYALNHEDEALNNPDVRRALSMSIDREFLAEEIWGGVMVAGYSFVPPGIGNYGESAYADYKDMDQIDREDKALELLENAGFGPDKPLQLTINYNTSENHKNTAVAIADMWKPLGVEISMVNTDTKTHYAMLRDRQDFDIARAGWIGDYSDPQNFLFMVESDNTGFNYARYENPEYDALMDKAAATVDLEVRAGILRQAEEMFMRDLPFVPLMYYGSMNLVSDKVSGFEDNLLNVHPSRWMSISQ; encoded by the coding sequence ATGATTAAGTCCTTGCGCACGACTGCGCTTGCTGCTGCGCTGATGGCGGCAACATCACTGACCGCTATGGCCGAAGTGGTCTACCACCGTGGCAACACCGCCGATCCTGAAACGCTCGACCAGCACAAAACCTCCACCGTCTATGAAGCGCATATCCTGCGCGATCTTTATGAAGGCCTCGTGGCATACAGCTCTGCTGGCAAGATCATTCCAGGGGTTGCCACTGATTGGTCTCTGTCTAACGACGGCACGGTCTATACCTTCAACCTTCGTGACAATGCCAAATGGTCAAATGGCGATCCGGTGACTGCCGGCGATTTCGTTTATTCGCTGCAGCGGATCATGACACCGGATACAGGCGCAAAGTACGCCAATATTCTGTATCCGATTAAAAATGCTGAAGCTGTCAACAAAGGTGACAAAAAACCGGAAGAGCTCGGCGTCAAAGCGGTCAACGACACCACGCTAGAGATCACCCTAGAAGAGCCGACCCCTTATTTCGTCGATTTGCTGGCTCACCAGACCGGCCTGCCGGTGCATCCTGCAACGGTCGATGCCCATGGGACAGATTTTGTTAAACCAGAAAACTTTGTTTCCAACGGTGCCTACACCCTGGTTGAGTTCATTCCGAACGCTCATGTGAAGGCAACTAAAAACGCGCATTTCCACGATGCAGGAAATGTGAATATCGACACGGTCTTCTACTATCCGACCGAGGACCGCGGTGCGGCTTTGCGCCGGTTCCAGGCCGGTGAGTTGCATACCAATGACGATGCGCCGACCGAGCAGGTTGCCTTCATGCGTGAAGAATTGGGTGACAAGTTCCGCGTCGCCCCGTACCTCGGCACGTATTATTACGCGCTGAACCATGAGGATGAGGCGCTGAACAATCCGGATGTCCGCCGGGCGCTGTCAATGTCGATCGACCGTGAATTTCTTGCCGAAGAAATTTGGGGTGGTGTTATGGTCGCCGGGTATTCCTTTGTACCGCCAGGGATCGGCAACTATGGCGAATCCGCCTATGCTGATTACAAGGACATGGATCAGATCGACCGCGAGGATAAAGCGCTCGAGCTCCTCGAAAACGCCGGTTTTGGTCCGGACAAGCCGCTGCAGCTGACCATCAACTACAACACATCGGAAAACCATAAGAACACGGCCGTTGCAATTGCCGACATGTGGAAGCCGCTTGGTGTTGAGATCTCCATGGTCAACACGGATACCAAGACCCACTATGCAATGCTGCGGGACCGTCAGGACTTCGATATCGCGCGTGCAGGCTGGATCGGTGACTACTCCGATCCGCAGAACTTCCTGTTCATGGTTGAAAGCGACAATACCGGTTTCAACTACGCGCGTTATGAAAACCCTGAATATGATGCGCTGATGGACAAGGCGGCTGCGACCGTCGATCTGGAAGTGCGAGCTGGTATCTTGCGGCAAGCGGAAGAAATGTTCATGCGCGATCTGCCGTTCGTCCCGCTAATGTACTACGGCTCCATGAACCTGGTCTCCGACAAGGTTTCTGGATTTGAGGACAACCTCCTCAATGTCCATCCGTCCCGCTGGATGAGTATTTCCCAGTAA
- a CDS encoding BA14K family protein, which produces MARLASAGRYTAAALSFLGIVAGAGTLSLPSSAQADSFYVGTGGIGFSFGGHGYRGSFFYGGRGFYGPPYRPYGYPYYYHPYDGRAYPYRSRVYVNPPLRLAPRYAPAYRGAPQRVPHTKTGLRPFTPAYTAYCSRKYKSFDPHTGTYLAYSGKYRFCR; this is translated from the coding sequence TTGGCCAGACTAGCCAGTGCCGGCAGATACACAGCTGCGGCCTTAAGTTTTCTAGGGATTGTGGCTGGTGCTGGAACATTATCCCTTCCAAGTTCAGCGCAGGCGGATTCGTTCTATGTCGGGACCGGCGGTATCGGGTTTTCCTTCGGCGGGCATGGTTACCGCGGTAGCTTCTTCTATGGCGGACGCGGGTTTTACGGCCCGCCGTATCGGCCTTATGGTTATCCCTACTACTACCATCCCTATGACGGCCGGGCTTATCCGTACCGGTCACGGGTCTACGTCAACCCGCCTCTGCGGCTCGCCCCACGCTATGCGCCGGCCTATAGAGGAGCTCCGCAACGGGTGCCGCACACCAAAACCGGGTTGAGGCCGTTTACACCTGCTTATACCGCCTATTGCTCGCGAAAATACAAATCGTTTGACCCGCATACAGGCACCTATTTGGCCTATAGCGGCAAATACCGCTTTTGCCGTTGA